The following are from one region of the uncultured Hyphomonas sp. genome:
- a CDS encoding amidase: protein MIAKKNTAVALACCIVAGCISPQGQEQDQTNGTRAMAGMAPDDLIIEGRIADVQAAINAGRTSCAAVVEAYIKRIETFDQARHMNAITFKLYDRAREQARIADTSDARPPLFCTPILVKDNIDVAGIPTTAGSEMLSDNIPPNNASIVDRLEAAGAIVLAKTNMAEWAFSAKRTESTSAGVTANAYNLDYTPAGSSGGTASGVASSFAIAGLGTDTGNSIRGPSSHLSLVGMRSTHGLISLDGIVPLVLGSDVVGPMTRTVEDNARMLSVLVGEGTDYTTALDIKGLKGARIGVVRELASVEDTDPQVLALFNGALEDMKSAGAIIVDPAPIPNIKEDLDASWGCRSFRKDVHEYLTQPGMHAKINDPMQAFEAGVYAPYTKGAWEWFGKSDVDDPTRADGTPCGDPSANEVRQRIRKDLLIAMDDGQLDALVYPSWRYPPARLDRVEEDYKGDNSQRLAPPSGLPALTVPMGFTYESLPAGIQFLGRANSEAELYKLGYGYEQSTHHRRPPSACCQPGTLTKARD, encoded by the coding sequence ATGATCGCGAAAAAAAACACAGCGGTGGCTCTGGCGTGCTGCATAGTGGCAGGTTGCATTAGTCCGCAGGGACAGGAACAGGATCAGACTAACGGGACGCGGGCGATGGCCGGAATGGCGCCTGATGACCTGATCATTGAAGGCCGCATAGCTGATGTGCAGGCGGCCATCAACGCGGGAAGAACCAGCTGCGCTGCTGTGGTCGAGGCCTATATCAAACGCATCGAAACATTCGATCAGGCCCGCCATATGAACGCAATCACGTTCAAACTGTACGACCGGGCGCGCGAACAGGCCAGGATCGCAGACACCTCTGACGCCCGACCACCGCTCTTCTGCACACCGATACTCGTGAAAGACAATATAGACGTCGCAGGGATTCCGACGACCGCTGGGTCGGAAATGCTGAGCGACAATATTCCACCTAACAATGCCTCGATCGTCGATCGGCTTGAGGCCGCTGGAGCAATCGTGCTCGCCAAAACTAACATGGCTGAATGGGCCTTCAGCGCCAAACGGACGGAAAGCACCAGCGCGGGCGTCACCGCCAACGCCTACAATCTGGACTATACGCCCGCCGGATCTTCAGGCGGAACAGCGTCTGGCGTGGCGTCGAGCTTTGCGATCGCTGGGCTGGGAACCGACACGGGAAACTCAATTCGCGGTCCATCCTCACACCTGTCGCTGGTCGGGATGCGATCAACACATGGCTTGATCAGTCTCGACGGCATCGTGCCGCTGGTCCTCGGCTCCGATGTGGTCGGGCCAATGACGCGTACCGTGGAAGATAATGCGCGGATGCTGTCCGTGCTCGTTGGCGAAGGTACAGATTACACGACTGCATTGGACATCAAGGGGCTGAAGGGGGCACGCATCGGCGTCGTCCGCGAATTGGCCTCGGTTGAAGATACCGATCCGCAAGTGTTGGCGTTATTCAACGGCGCACTGGAAGACATGAAGTCAGCGGGAGCGATCATCGTCGACCCGGCACCAATTCCAAATATAAAGGAAGACTTGGACGCAAGTTGGGGTTGCCGTTCCTTTCGGAAGGATGTGCACGAATACCTCACCCAGCCCGGAATGCACGCGAAGATCAATGACCCCATGCAAGCCTTTGAAGCAGGCGTCTATGCTCCCTACACAAAAGGCGCCTGGGAATGGTTTGGAAAATCTGACGTGGATGATCCGACGCGAGCGGACGGGACGCCATGCGGAGACCCTTCTGCAAATGAAGTTCGTCAGCGGATCAGGAAAGATCTTTTGATAGCCATGGATGACGGCCAACTTGATGCACTTGTTTATCCGTCATGGCGTTATCCGCCGGCGCGCCTTGATAGAGTCGAAGAAGATTATAAAGGCGACAATTCCCAGCGCCTAGCGCCACCGAGCGGTCTGCCGGCCCTAACCGTGCCAATGGGCTTCACCTATGAAAGCCTGCCCGCGGGGATACAGTTTCTCGGCCGCGCGAACAGCGAAGCAGAGCTT
- a CDS encoding LysR family transcriptional regulator — protein MNWDDIKIFLDVTRQSKLEGAAAHLQIDATTISRRIKRLEQNLGVTLFERTRRGHVLTAAGERLASQAEAMESVSLDIRAETESEQSAAGRIRLGVTEGLGSAMVAPALKKFRDSNPKIDIDLIALSGFVSVPKRQADMSIMLARPAAGRLKVRKLTDYSLQLYGARDYLEKNAPIESRADLQNHKLVGYVDDLIYSSQLRYFDELLPGLTPHLCSSSIVAQLEMVSAGAGLGILPTFMANRNPGLTPLLQNDVSVTRAFWLVIHEDVAGLTRNRIMANFLARALTRLP, from the coding sequence ATGAACTGGGACGATATAAAAATATTCCTTGATGTTACGCGGCAATCGAAACTCGAAGGGGCCGCAGCACATCTGCAAATCGATGCCACGACGATTAGCCGACGCATCAAGAGACTGGAGCAAAATCTCGGCGTAACTTTGTTTGAGCGTACCCGCCGAGGTCACGTTCTGACCGCGGCGGGAGAACGCCTCGCGTCTCAAGCTGAAGCCATGGAATCGGTGTCTTTGGACATCCGCGCCGAAACAGAATCTGAACAAAGCGCGGCCGGCCGCATTCGGCTTGGGGTTACGGAAGGACTTGGATCAGCAATGGTCGCCCCGGCGCTGAAAAAGTTCAGGGACAGTAATCCCAAAATCGATATTGATCTCATTGCCCTGTCAGGCTTTGTCAGCGTTCCAAAACGTCAGGCTGACATGTCCATCATGCTGGCCCGGCCTGCAGCTGGACGCCTCAAAGTACGCAAGCTCACCGACTACTCCCTGCAGCTTTATGGCGCCCGCGACTATCTTGAGAAAAACGCCCCCATCGAGTCCCGCGCAGACCTGCAAAATCATAAGCTCGTCGGATATGTCGATGATCTGATTTATTCCTCGCAACTTCGCTATTTTGACGAATTATTGCCAGGTCTCACTCCACATCTTTGTAGTTCAAGCATTGTCGCTCAACTTGAAATGGTATCGGCTGGCGCCGGACTTGGCATTCTTCCAACATTTATGGCCAATCGTAACCCCGGACTGACTCCCCTCCTCCAGAACGATGTCTCAGTCACACGCGCGTTTTGGCTGGTGATCCACGAAGATGTCGCCGGACTGACAAGAAACCGCATAATGGCAAACTTCCTTGCGCGAGCGCTCACGCGACTTCCCTGA